One window of the Catenulispora sp. EB89 genome contains the following:
- a CDS encoding ROK family protein → MTRPRDARWPGPLAVLSEVRRTPGVTRAEAARRLGLGSGSATEITARLRALDLLDEVPAPAVGRGRPTTRLLPHPRGPLVAVVEVRYEGWRCALAGIDGRPAAVAAGRPAHDAEQQVVREIADALRDLRQRHGHRLRAVSVSVAAAVRHRRLVRPTILGWDPTDLSGILPDGAGATPLVIGNDATLAGLAEARGGAGLGAGTVLHLTVEVGLGGVLVIDGVPAVGGSGAGGEYGHMPFGDRSRRCPCGARGCWDNEVDGRALARHLGAGTPDDPRAFALDVLQRAEHDAEAAGAVRKVADALATGIAGLVNAHDPDVVTLGGLAPLIRAAAQPDFDAAYLDGLMEFRRADPIPLRAASLGDDGALIGAAAAGLDVVLSESGLDDWAADLDPDRPATTGSGT, encoded by the coding sequence ATGACAAGACCGCGTGACGCACGCTGGCCGGGCCCCCTCGCGGTCCTGAGCGAGGTCCGGCGCACGCCGGGCGTCACCCGCGCCGAGGCCGCACGCCGCCTCGGCCTCGGCAGCGGCTCCGCGACGGAGATCACCGCACGCCTGCGCGCCCTCGATCTGCTCGACGAGGTCCCGGCGCCGGCGGTCGGCCGCGGACGCCCGACGACCCGGCTCCTCCCCCACCCGCGCGGCCCGCTCGTCGCCGTCGTCGAGGTGCGCTACGAAGGGTGGCGCTGCGCGCTCGCCGGCATCGACGGCCGGCCGGCCGCGGTCGCCGCCGGACGGCCCGCGCACGACGCCGAACAGCAGGTCGTGCGAGAGATCGCCGACGCGCTGCGGGACCTGAGACAACGCCACGGCCACCGCCTGCGCGCCGTCTCGGTCAGCGTGGCGGCAGCCGTCCGCCACCGCCGGCTCGTCCGCCCCACGATCCTCGGCTGGGACCCGACCGACCTGTCCGGGATCCTCCCCGACGGCGCCGGCGCCACTCCCCTGGTGATCGGCAACGACGCCACGCTCGCGGGCCTCGCCGAGGCGCGCGGCGGCGCCGGCCTCGGCGCCGGTACCGTGCTGCACCTGACCGTCGAGGTCGGCCTCGGCGGCGTACTGGTCATCGACGGCGTCCCGGCCGTCGGCGGCAGCGGCGCCGGCGGCGAGTACGGACACATGCCCTTCGGCGACCGGTCGCGGCGCTGTCCGTGCGGAGCGCGCGGATGCTGGGACAACGAGGTCGATGGCAGGGCCCTGGCTCGCCATCTCGGCGCCGGGACGCCCGACGATCCGCGGGCGTTCGCGCTGGACGTCCTGCAGCGCGCCGAGCACGACGCCGAAGCAGCCGGCGCGGTACGCAAGGTCGCCGACGCACTCGCCACAGGCATCGCAGGGCTCGTCAACGCCCACGACCCGGACGTCGTCACCCTCGGCGGCCTGGCCCCGCTGATCCGAGCGGCCGCGCAGCCCGACTTCGACGCCGCCTACCTCGACGGGCTGATGGAGTTCCGCCGCGCCGACCCGATCCCGCTGCGGGCGGCCTCCCTCGGCGACGACGGCGCGCTGATCGGCGCCGCCGCCGCCGGACTGGACGTGGTGCTGAGCGAATCAGGCCTCGACGACTGGGCCGCGGACCTGGATCCGGACCGGCCGGCTACGACCGGTAGCGGAACGTGA
- a CDS encoding N-acetyltransferase family protein, with translation MNAIAHLIPDPVTPVITRVAADQWHAIEDDLTVGRGNTSRRPDGRLFISIDAWHDTVFDQLAAVMLAELPAPLYTVLDAEDSATAENWRRVGFVERRRERHYLVPLEARITVQPPAGVTFGGGDDVYRAEVDASEVGLVRLIPLMSSDGTPRIARIASIEVHADHRRRGIGRALLAHALDALRERGFRLASADVAEDDTAAIVLAEGAGARRTSNSMELMWQD, from the coding sequence ATGAACGCCATCGCACATCTCATTCCCGACCCCGTGACGCCTGTGATCACGAGGGTCGCGGCAGATCAGTGGCACGCTATCGAAGACGACCTGACAGTCGGCCGCGGGAACACCTCGCGCCGTCCCGACGGACGGCTGTTCATCAGCATCGACGCGTGGCACGACACGGTCTTCGACCAACTCGCCGCCGTCATGCTCGCGGAACTGCCGGCGCCGCTCTACACGGTGCTCGACGCCGAGGACTCGGCGACCGCCGAGAACTGGCGCCGCGTCGGCTTCGTCGAACGGCGACGTGAGCGGCACTATCTGGTGCCTCTCGAAGCGCGGATCACTGTGCAGCCTCCCGCCGGCGTGACCTTCGGTGGCGGTGACGACGTGTACCGCGCCGAAGTTGATGCTTCCGAGGTCGGCCTGGTCCGTCTCATCCCCCTGATGAGCAGCGACGGGACGCCGCGCATCGCGCGGATCGCGTCCATCGAGGTCCACGCCGATCACCGGCGCCGCGGCATCGGCCGGGCACTCCTGGCCCACGCGCTGGACGCCCTGCGCGAGCGCGGGTTCCGGCTGGCATCGGCCGACGTCGCCGAGGACGACACCGCGGCGATCGTTTTGGCAGAAGGCGCCGGCGCGCGCCGTACGAGCAACAGCATGGAGTTGATGTGGCAAGACTGA
- a CDS encoding GRP family sugar transporter, translating into MTTLLLSLTIVAAWGSWIPLAQAVPGAKQATRTFYVTAGNLVFAAIALVVGGSAGQLTLGWKVFWLPLVGGMVWSLGSFCAFRATERIGLARAAGTWTPLNIVVAFIFGALLFSELKGFGAVRYALLGGCLALVLSGVFLIIGSQGSNAAGTPAAAAPANAPADAAAGLPRPHRSGMIYALIAGILWGGYFIPAQWAHVPSQLGNFPLAIGMFLAAAALAARENALTLPSRRHLPALLASGLLLGVGSVALLALVTRVGTGVGFTIAQLSLLVNAGVGIWLFKVPAPGSPAARTALAGILLAGVGGTVIGALR; encoded by the coding sequence ATGACGACGTTGCTGCTGTCGCTGACGATCGTGGCGGCGTGGGGGTCGTGGATCCCGCTGGCGCAGGCGGTGCCGGGGGCGAAGCAGGCCACGCGAACGTTCTACGTCACGGCGGGCAACCTCGTCTTCGCGGCGATCGCCCTGGTGGTCGGCGGCAGCGCGGGCCAGCTCACCCTCGGCTGGAAGGTGTTCTGGCTGCCGCTCGTCGGCGGGATGGTGTGGTCGCTCGGCAGCTTCTGCGCGTTCCGGGCCACGGAGCGCATCGGGCTGGCGCGCGCGGCGGGGACGTGGACGCCGCTGAACATCGTGGTCGCGTTCATCTTCGGGGCACTGCTGTTCAGCGAGCTCAAGGGCTTCGGGGCGGTGCGGTACGCGCTACTCGGCGGGTGTCTGGCGCTGGTGCTGTCGGGGGTGTTCCTGATCATCGGATCGCAGGGTTCGAACGCGGCCGGGACGCCTGCCGCCGCTGCGCCCGCAAACGCGCCCGCCGACGCCGCCGCCGGGCTGCCGCGACCCCACCGATCAGGCATGATCTACGCGCTCATCGCGGGCATCCTGTGGGGCGGCTACTTCATCCCAGCCCAGTGGGCCCACGTCCCATCCCAACTCGGCAACTTCCCCCTCGCCATCGGCATGTTCCTCGCCGCCGCCGCCCTCGCCGCCCGCGAAAACGCCCTCACGCTCCCATCGCGCCGCCACCTGCCCGCACTGCTCGCCTCCGGCCTCCTCCTCGGCGTCGGCAGCGTGGCCCTCCTCGCACTGGTGACCCGCGTAGGCACCGGCGTCGGCTTCACCATCGCCCAACTCAGCCTGCTGGTGAACGCCGGCGTCGGCATCTGGCTCTTCAAGGTCCCCGCCCCCGGCTCCCCAGCCGCGCGCACGGCGCTCGCCGGCATCCTGCTGGCCGGCGTCGGCGGGACGGTCATCGGGGCTTTGCGGTAG
- a CDS encoding beta-ketoacyl synthase, whose translation MTSPAMATRRAAVTGIGVVAPGATGVPAFWDLLSAGRTATRAITFFDAEGFRSRIAAECDFDPAAGGLSAEEIDRNDRYVWFALAAAAEAIQDSGLDLAAADPWRLAVSLGTAVGATTRLEHDYVAVSAEGRAWDVDHQKAGSYLARAFAPSTLASAVAERFGASGPVQTVSTGCTSGLDAVGYAAQAIEDGRADVVIAGACDSPISPITVACFDAIKATSARNDDPEHASRPFDAGRDGFVLGEGGAVLVLEELEHARRRGAQIYAVLNGFATFGNAHHMTGLTQEGREMSEAIDRALDHARLDPADVDYVNAHGSGTKQNDRHETAAVKRSLGAHAYQTPMSSIKSMVGHSLGAIGAIELAACALALRHGVVPPTANYSKPDPECDLDYVPGSARELPLRHVLSVGSGFGGFQSAVVLSREGASL comes from the coding sequence ATGACGAGCCCCGCGATGGCCACCCGCCGGGCGGCGGTGACGGGGATCGGCGTGGTGGCGCCCGGGGCGACGGGCGTCCCGGCGTTCTGGGACCTGCTCTCGGCCGGCCGCACCGCCACCCGCGCCATCACCTTCTTCGACGCCGAGGGCTTCCGCTCCCGCATCGCCGCCGAGTGCGACTTCGACCCCGCCGCCGGCGGCCTGAGCGCCGAGGAGATCGACCGCAACGACCGCTACGTCTGGTTCGCGCTGGCCGCCGCGGCCGAGGCGATCCAGGACAGCGGCCTGGACCTCGCCGCCGCCGATCCGTGGCGGCTCGCGGTGTCGCTGGGGACCGCGGTCGGCGCCACGACCCGGCTGGAGCACGACTACGTCGCGGTCAGCGCCGAGGGCCGGGCCTGGGACGTCGACCACCAGAAGGCCGGTTCCTACCTCGCGCGCGCCTTCGCGCCGAGCACCCTGGCCTCGGCGGTGGCCGAGCGTTTCGGTGCCTCAGGGCCCGTACAAACGGTCTCCACCGGCTGTACCTCCGGCCTGGACGCCGTCGGCTACGCCGCGCAGGCGATCGAGGACGGCCGGGCCGACGTGGTCATCGCAGGGGCCTGTGACTCCCCGATCTCGCCGATCACCGTGGCCTGCTTCGACGCGATCAAGGCCACCTCGGCCCGCAACGACGACCCCGAGCACGCCTCCCGGCCGTTCGACGCGGGCCGGGACGGCTTCGTGCTCGGCGAGGGCGGCGCCGTGCTGGTCCTGGAGGAGCTGGAACACGCACGCCGACGAGGCGCTCAGATCTACGCGGTGCTCAACGGCTTCGCGACATTCGGCAACGCGCACCACATGACCGGGCTCACGCAGGAGGGCCGGGAGATGTCCGAGGCGATCGACCGCGCCCTGGACCACGCCCGGCTCGACCCGGCGGACGTGGACTACGTCAACGCCCACGGCTCGGGCACCAAGCAGAACGACCGCCACGAGACCGCCGCCGTGAAGCGCTCACTCGGTGCGCACGCGTATCAGACCCCGATGAGCTCGATCAAGTCGATGGTCGGGCACTCGCTCGGGGCCATCGGCGCGATCGAGCTGGCCGCCTGCGCGCTGGCGCTGCGCCACGGTGTCGTGCCGCCGACAGCCAACTACAGCAAGCCCGATCCAGAGTGCGATCTGGACTACGTCCCGGGCAGCGCACGCGAACTCCCGCTGCGCCATGTCCTGTCGGTCGGCAGCGGCTTCGGCGGCTTCCAGTCGGCCGTGGTGCTCAGCCGCGAAGGAGCCTCCTTATGA
- a CDS encoding flippase-like domain-containing protein codes for MTAPPLPQAPQAPVLDVPPERDVRRAADAVRLIVSGAVLVATVLLAVATRSFARQVQHGLITAVAALPVGVRDVLVAVVQIAAVLGPVAAVVVVVRRRRGDALLRVLPAAALGALLAGALVHTVLTHSRPAEWPAVLTDHRALLPVGWPSAVYLASCASAAVTAGPWLSRRWRHAVWQSVAGSVVLSAAAAAVLPMDGVAALAIGGVAASIVLLFGGAPPDRPGPRAVANALVACGLPITVLHEVPASDQRDSEGIRYLAETTEGRNSVRVLGREDHNRDLFHRLWRRLLLTEPGDLAIEPLAAAEHELVMLVAAGHTGARVVEPVTAFPVAGGGAMLVTDDDSRERVLFGGAAGGAWSGSFGGSSGGSSAGPEDAAGSPDSEDAALTDAWRSVAHLQQHRIAHRALTPDHILVAPDGSTRLEAFARARLDASPTQLGTDLAVLLATSGARIGPERAVACALAGLGPDRLATVLPYLQTLALIGSPARHAVAEHDRAAAQAARAAAKHRTLRAGGGPSLLRDLSAAVREACHVEEPKKAHLARLTWKKALALVGALLVIHLILPQLANAGTATAALKTADWWWVLAAVPIVLLSQVFSAFLQAGTIPERLPFPPNVLVQFASSFLNRITPNNVGGMALNLRFLQKAGVETGSATAAVGLQSVAGALASGIVSVTFFAWTGQRHSGVHLGTPSGHWLLPAICALLVAAGLLALTGPGRRFVHDKVWHFLKAAGQTVAAVATSPTRLTEIAGGALGLPLIQISALAICLHAFGVHIPLGQVGAVYMASRIVASATPTPGGLGALEAALITGMTALGAAAGPVTSAVLVYRLISFWLNIPVGAVALQIVQRRGYV; via the coding sequence ATGACGGCTCCGCCCCTGCCGCAAGCGCCCCAGGCGCCGGTACTCGACGTTCCGCCGGAGCGGGATGTGCGGAGGGCCGCCGATGCGGTGCGGCTGATCGTGTCCGGTGCGGTGCTCGTGGCCACGGTGCTGCTCGCAGTGGCGACGCGGTCGTTCGCGCGGCAGGTGCAGCACGGGCTGATCACGGCGGTCGCGGCGCTGCCGGTCGGGGTGCGGGACGTGCTGGTCGCGGTGGTGCAGATCGCCGCGGTGCTCGGGCCGGTGGCGGCCGTCGTGGTGGTGGTCCGGCGGCGGCGCGGCGATGCGCTGCTGCGGGTGCTGCCGGCCGCGGCGCTCGGCGCGCTGCTGGCCGGGGCGCTGGTGCACACGGTCCTGACCCACAGCCGGCCGGCGGAGTGGCCCGCGGTGCTCACCGATCACCGGGCCCTGCTTCCGGTGGGGTGGCCGTCGGCGGTGTACCTGGCGAGCTGCGCTTCTGCCGCCGTGACGGCCGGGCCGTGGCTGTCGCGGCGGTGGCGGCATGCGGTGTGGCAGTCGGTCGCGGGGAGCGTGGTGCTCAGTGCGGCGGCGGCCGCGGTGCTGCCGATGGACGGGGTGGCGGCGTTGGCGATCGGGGGCGTCGCGGCCTCGATCGTGCTGCTGTTCGGCGGGGCGCCGCCGGATCGGCCGGGGCCTCGGGCTGTGGCGAACGCGCTGGTGGCCTGCGGGCTGCCGATCACGGTGCTGCACGAAGTGCCCGCCTCCGATCAGCGGGACAGCGAGGGGATCCGCTACCTCGCCGAGACCACTGAGGGACGCAACTCGGTGCGGGTCCTGGGCCGGGAGGACCACAACCGGGACTTGTTCCACCGGCTGTGGCGGCGCCTGTTGCTGACCGAGCCCGGGGATCTGGCGATCGAGCCGTTGGCGGCTGCCGAGCATGAGCTGGTGATGCTGGTCGCGGCCGGGCACACCGGGGCGCGGGTGGTGGAGCCGGTGACGGCGTTCCCGGTGGCCGGGGGCGGGGCGATGCTGGTCACGGATGATGATTCGCGGGAGCGGGTGCTTTTCGGGGGCGCGGCGGGCGGGGCCTGGTCCGGCTCGTTCGGCGGTTCCTCCGGCGGTTCCTCGGCCGGCCCCGAGGATGCGGCCGGTTCGCCCGACTCCGAGGACGCGGCCCTCACCGACGCCTGGCGCTCGGTCGCGCACCTCCAACAGCACCGCATCGCCCACAGAGCCCTGACACCCGACCACATCCTCGTCGCCCCCGACGGCAGCACCCGGCTGGAGGCCTTCGCCCGCGCCCGCCTGGACGCCTCCCCCACGCAGCTCGGCACCGATCTGGCCGTCCTGCTGGCGACGTCCGGCGCCCGGATCGGGCCCGAACGCGCGGTCGCCTGCGCCCTGGCCGGCCTGGGCCCGGACCGTCTGGCGACGGTGCTGCCTTACCTGCAGACGCTGGCGTTGATAGGGAGCCCGGCCCGGCACGCCGTCGCCGAACACGACCGCGCCGCGGCCCAGGCGGCACGCGCGGCGGCGAAGCACCGGACGCTGCGCGCCGGCGGCGGGCCGAGCCTGCTGCGTGACCTGTCCGCGGCGGTGCGCGAGGCGTGCCATGTCGAGGAGCCGAAGAAGGCGCACCTCGCGCGGCTGACCTGGAAGAAGGCGCTGGCCCTGGTCGGGGCGCTGCTGGTGATCCACCTGATCCTGCCGCAGCTGGCCAACGCCGGGACCGCGACCGCGGCGCTGAAGACGGCGGACTGGTGGTGGGTGCTCGCGGCGGTGCCGATCGTGCTGCTGTCGCAGGTCTTCTCGGCGTTCCTGCAGGCCGGCACGATCCCGGAGCGGCTGCCGTTCCCGCCGAACGTGCTGGTGCAGTTCGCGTCCTCGTTCCTGAACCGCATCACCCCGAACAACGTCGGCGGCATGGCGCTGAACCTCAGGTTCCTGCAGAAAGCGGGCGTCGAGACCGGCTCGGCCACCGCGGCCGTCGGCCTGCAGAGCGTGGCCGGCGCGCTGGCCAGCGGCATCGTGTCAGTGACCTTCTTCGCCTGGACCGGCCAACGCCACTCCGGCGTCCACCTCGGCACGCCCTCCGGCCACTGGCTGCTGCCCGCGATCTGCGCGCTCCTGGTCGCCGCCGGCCTGCTCGCCCTGACCGGCCCCGGCCGCCGCTTCGTCCACGACAAGGTCTGGCACTTCCTGAAAGCGGCCGGCCAAACCGTGGCCGCGGTCGCGACCAGCCCCACCCGCCTCACCGAGATCGCCGGCGGCGCCCTGGGCCTGCCCCTGATCCAGATCAGCGCCCTGGCGATCTGCCTGCACGCCTTCGGCGTCCACATCCCCCTCGGCCAAGTCGGCGCCGTCTACATGGCCTCCCGCATAGTCGCCAGCGCCACCCCCACCCCCGGCGGCCTCGGCGCCCTGGAGGCCGCGCTGATCACGGGCATGACGGCGCTCGGCGCGGCCGCCGGACCGGTGACGTCGGCGGTGCTGGTGTACCGGCTGATCAGCTTCTGGCTGAACATTCCGGTGGGGGCGGTCGCTTTGCAGATCGTGCAGCGGCGGGGGTACGTCTAA
- a CDS encoding HAD-IA family hydrolase — protein MHVMHLIHGSRRLTVAAVLFDMDGTLVDSDAAVDRSWIAWSKEYGVDPALPLAIAPGHPAADTIAKILLDADPAAIAEAAARQLALEYEDLADVTATDGAPELIAALDSRGVPWAVVTSADERLAKLRLAAADISPRILITTDDVPVGKPDPAGYLRAADLLGVAPGDCLVVEDTEPGVAAGRAAGATVAALKGVIGDLRIDSLRRITESMVGRET, from the coding sequence ATGCACGTCATGCACCTCATCCACGGTTCCCGCCGCTTGACCGTCGCGGCCGTGCTGTTCGACATGGACGGGACGCTCGTCGACTCCGACGCGGCGGTCGACCGCTCCTGGATCGCCTGGTCGAAGGAGTACGGCGTCGATCCGGCGCTGCCCCTGGCCATCGCCCCCGGCCACCCGGCGGCCGACACCATCGCCAAGATCCTCCTCGACGCCGACCCCGCGGCGATCGCCGAGGCCGCGGCCCGCCAGCTGGCGCTGGAGTACGAAGACCTCGCCGACGTCACCGCCACCGACGGCGCCCCCGAGCTGATCGCGGCCCTGGACTCGCGCGGCGTCCCGTGGGCCGTCGTCACCAGCGCGGATGAGCGCCTGGCGAAGCTGCGCCTGGCGGCGGCGGACATCAGCCCTCGCATTCTCATCACGACCGACGACGTACCGGTCGGTAAGCCGGACCCGGCGGGCTACCTGCGCGCGGCGGATCTGCTCGGCGTGGCACCTGGCGACTGCCTCGTCGTCGAGGACACCGAACCCGGAGTCGCGGCCGGCCGGGCCGCCGGCGCCACCGTCGCGGCACTCAAGGGCGTCATCGGCGACCTGCGGATCGACAGCCTGCGCCGCATCACGGAGTCGATGGTCGGGCGCGAGACATGA
- a CDS encoding cupin domain-containing protein: protein MTTHLPVVVNVSDAPSNRRRGGDLRAMLTPSAVGATSGFMGVAIVQPGERIGEHYHPFSEEFVFVVSGDLVVDLDGTPQPLRPDQGLMIPIGMRHRFRNVGTTEARLVFHLGPLAPSPELGHVDTEQEDAPVPAEAVR from the coding sequence ATGACCACGCACCTGCCTGTCGTCGTCAATGTCAGCGACGCTCCGTCGAACCGCCGGCGCGGCGGAGATCTGCGGGCCATGCTCACGCCGTCCGCGGTCGGCGCGACGAGCGGGTTCATGGGCGTCGCCATCGTGCAGCCCGGCGAACGCATCGGCGAGCACTACCATCCCTTCTCCGAGGAGTTCGTCTTCGTCGTCAGCGGCGACCTCGTGGTCGATCTGGACGGCACGCCCCAGCCGCTGCGCCCGGACCAGGGCCTGATGATCCCGATCGGCATGCGCCACCGGTTCCGCAACGTCGGCACCACCGAGGCGCGCCTGGTGTTCCACCTCGGCCCGCTGGCCCCGAGCCCGGAGCTCGGCCACGTGGACACCGAGCAGGAGGACGCGCCGGTACCGGCGGAGGCTGTCCGATGA
- a CDS encoding FAD-dependent monooxygenase — translation MNQPSAHRVPVLVVGGSLVGLSTSVFLGRLGVPHLLVERHARTSHHPRGRGNNLRTMELFRVAGVDADIRQAASVLRDNHGILQADTLAGTEQEWLFRQIDPGGRTAGFSPAAWCLCSQNDLEPVLLRHAENLGGTVRFGTELVSFEQDGDGDGGGSGDGGGGVTAELVERSTGKRSTVHADFLVAADGPRSPIRERLGISQSGRGDLFHNVSVTFRSSRLAEVVGDRLFIACYVTNPDGAGALLPVDNRENWVFHLPWHPDRGETIEDFTDERCAAHIRAAAGVPDLPVEITGRAPWHAAERVADRYHSGRVFLVGDSAHEMPPTGAFGSNTGIQDAHNLAWKLAAVLGGWAGPELLESYGAERRPVAVETASRAVLRSAEHRHPGFDAPGGGPGRTSMLPAVLGYRYTAGALVGANVQAPTVPENFAATGEPGTRAPHLWLDGDDAKVSTLDLFERVPVLLTAHDSAWHAAAAPVAAEVGVPLECHAPNTDTYWQQAYGIEPDGAVLVRPDGFVAWRSGGGASDAKAELADVLREVFSL, via the coding sequence GTGAACCAGCCAAGCGCGCACCGGGTGCCGGTCCTCGTCGTCGGAGGCTCCCTCGTGGGCCTGTCGACGTCGGTGTTCCTGGGCCGCCTCGGCGTCCCCCACCTGCTGGTCGAGCGGCACGCCCGGACCTCGCACCACCCGCGGGGCCGCGGCAACAACCTGCGGACCATGGAGCTGTTCCGGGTCGCCGGCGTGGACGCCGACATCCGGCAGGCGGCGTCAGTCCTGCGCGACAACCACGGCATCCTGCAAGCCGACACCCTCGCCGGGACCGAGCAGGAGTGGTTGTTCCGGCAGATCGATCCGGGCGGCCGGACGGCCGGGTTCAGCCCCGCCGCGTGGTGTCTGTGCAGTCAGAACGATCTCGAACCGGTGCTGCTGCGGCACGCGGAGAATCTGGGCGGCACGGTCCGCTTCGGCACCGAGCTGGTCTCGTTCGAACAGGACGGCGACGGTGATGGCGGCGGTAGCGGTGATGGCGGCGGCGGCGTCACCGCGGAACTGGTTGAGCGTTCTACCGGAAAGCGCAGCACGGTCCACGCCGACTTTCTGGTGGCCGCCGACGGACCCCGCAGCCCGATCCGGGAACGGCTCGGCATCAGCCAGAGCGGACGCGGCGACCTGTTCCACAACGTCAGCGTCACCTTCCGGTCGAGCCGGCTCGCCGAGGTGGTGGGGGACCGGTTGTTCATCGCCTGTTACGTGACCAACCCCGACGGCGCCGGCGCGCTGCTCCCGGTGGACAACCGCGAGAACTGGGTCTTCCACCTGCCGTGGCATCCCGACCGCGGCGAGACGATCGAGGACTTCACCGACGAGCGGTGCGCGGCGCACATCCGAGCGGCCGCCGGCGTCCCCGATCTACCGGTGGAGATCACCGGCCGCGCACCCTGGCACGCGGCCGAGCGCGTGGCCGACCGGTACCACTCCGGCCGGGTCTTCCTAGTCGGTGACTCAGCACACGAAATGCCTCCCACCGGTGCGTTCGGTTCGAACACCGGCATCCAGGACGCGCACAATCTCGCGTGGAAGCTGGCCGCGGTGCTGGGCGGTTGGGCGGGACCGGAGCTGCTGGAGTCGTACGGGGCCGAGCGTCGGCCGGTGGCCGTGGAGACGGCCTCGCGCGCGGTGCTCCGCTCGGCCGAGCACCGCCACCCAGGCTTCGACGCGCCTGGCGGTGGTCCGGGTCGGACGTCGATGCTGCCGGCCGTGCTCGGCTATCGGTATACGGCAGGCGCTCTTGTCGGGGCGAATGTGCAGGCGCCGACCGTTCCCGAGAACTTCGCGGCTACCGGCGAGCCCGGGACGAGAGCCCCGCACCTGTGGCTGGACGGGGACGACGCGAAGGTGTCGACCCTCGACCTGTTCGAGCGCGTCCCGGTGTTGCTGACAGCGCACGACAGCGCGTGGCACGCGGCTGCGGCGCCGGTGGCGGCGGAGGTCGGGGTGCCGCTGGAGTGCCACGCGCCGAATACGGACACTTATTGGCAGCAGGCCTACGGCATCGAGCCGGACGGTGCGGTGCTGGTGCGGCCGGACGGATTCGTCGCTTGGCGCTCGGGCGGCGGGGCAAGCGATGCGAAGGCCGAATTGGCGGACGTGCTGCGTGAGGTGTTCAGCCTCTGA
- the infA gene encoding translation initiation factor IF-1, whose amino-acid sequence MARLNRGIEVEGTVIECLYNANFRVQLDNGHKVLAHISGKIRKNYIRIMPEDRVLVELSPYDLTRGRITFRYRS is encoded by the coding sequence GTGGCAAGACTGAATCGGGGCATCGAGGTTGAGGGCACTGTCATCGAGTGCTTGTACAACGCCAACTTCCGGGTGCAGCTCGACAACGGACACAAGGTGCTCGCGCACATCAGCGGGAAGATCCGCAAGAACTACATCAGGATCATGCCGGAGGACCGGGTGTTGGTGGAGCTCAGTCCTTATGACCTGACGCGCGGCCGGATCACGTTCCGCTACCGGTCGTAG
- a CDS encoding SchA/CurD-like domain-containing protein produces the protein MAQPSPVLDERARPTTDSRLRVVLLLDVQDGAQQRFLDAYEQMRYQVSAVPGHVMDQLCQSTEDPSRWLITSEWEAAEPFLSWLDSPEHREVVRPLSSCVRDTRSLRFTVFRETFGKRGVDSALPPRERSGSAHPVALGPGPDGITRHALTFAVKPGSEQTVAGILAGYASPAAKVDDTTRLVRTSLFMRGNQVVRSVEVIGDLVAALRHVAAQPEVRAVEEAINPYLEQARDLSDPLSARGFFLRAALPAVRHHARAKQPASAQEPSRYAFSYPARPGCGAATAEFLSRQDKAAVNDSGSPLVRSTVFQREDCVVRLVDLTVPPQTDPATALGITAPRAGAVLARLLRSAPELRDDAGRRAALAGWELTPITDRRSPQS, from the coding sequence ATGGCTCAGCCGTCTCCCGTCCTCGACGAGCGCGCCCGCCCGACGACCGACTCCCGCTTGCGGGTCGTCCTGTTGCTGGATGTGCAAGACGGCGCGCAACAACGCTTCCTCGACGCCTACGAGCAGATGCGGTACCAGGTCTCGGCCGTGCCGGGACATGTGATGGACCAGCTCTGCCAGTCCACCGAGGACCCGTCGCGCTGGCTGATCACCAGCGAGTGGGAGGCCGCCGAGCCGTTCCTGAGCTGGCTGGACAGCCCGGAGCACCGCGAGGTCGTCAGACCCCTGAGCAGCTGCGTCCGGGATACCAGATCCCTGCGTTTCACCGTGTTCCGGGAGACCTTCGGCAAGCGGGGCGTCGACAGCGCCCTGCCGCCGAGGGAGCGCAGCGGATCGGCGCACCCCGTGGCGCTCGGGCCCGGACCGGACGGCATCACCCGGCACGCACTCACCTTCGCCGTGAAGCCCGGCAGCGAACAGACCGTCGCCGGCATCCTCGCCGGCTACGCCTCCCCCGCGGCCAAGGTCGACGACACCACCCGGCTGGTCCGCACCTCCCTGTTCATGCGCGGCAACCAGGTGGTCCGTTCGGTCGAGGTGATCGGCGACCTGGTCGCGGCCCTGCGCCACGTCGCCGCGCAGCCCGAGGTGAGGGCGGTCGAGGAAGCGATCAATCCGTATCTGGAACAGGCCCGGGATCTGAGCGACCCGCTGTCAGCCAGAGGCTTCTTCCTGCGCGCCGCGCTTCCTGCCGTCCGTCACCACGCGCGCGCCAAGCAGCCCGCGTCCGCGCAGGAGCCGAGCCGGTACGCGTTCTCCTATCCGGCGCGGCCGGGCTGCGGCGCCGCGACCGCCGAATTCCTGTCCCGCCAAGACAAGGCGGCCGTGAACGACTCGGGCTCGCCGCTCGTGCGCAGCACCGTGTTCCAGCGCGAGGACTGCGTGGTCCGGCTGGTCGACCTGACCGTGCCGCCGCAGACCGATCCGGCAACCGCACTCGGCATCACCGCTCCGCGAGCCGGCGCCGTGCTGGCCCGGCTGCTCAGGTCCGCGCCGGAGCTGCGCGACGACGCCGGCCGCCGGGCCGCGCTGGCCGGCTGGGAGCTGACGCCGATCACCGACCGGCGCTCGCCGCAGTCCTGA